A genomic segment from Dermacentor silvarum isolate Dsil-2018 chromosome 11, BIME_Dsil_1.4, whole genome shotgun sequence encodes:
- the LOC119433199 gene encoding protein mono-ADP-ribosyltransferase PARP16, with protein sequence MAAADASVRSPPPQDSVDARLRVSKIIAEDVEAADLQWSLFVAALRSYRYDTVLRPFPTSFADQATDTKRIDELRDVAARVPPLVALLPAGIPRESWELLLWVLTCGGVRLRTQKKEDVPELSGDSAVDAVFEVEHSPQVDRRFEAARGDREVFFAYHGSRLDNFYSILHNGLLAHMNKNSLYGTGTYLSSELSVSATFSPAGYGWQHSQVSPELSCVAMCEVVDHPDVKCQDRCRSKPSRAYARDSMGGKVPEKYYLVQNNSVVRVKYLLVYTAVQPPPTPEILPAGMMRPVNRASYTPRWHDYLCKNKSWLMVAAYAALLCGIGLSSSRVGHKLMVKLFYW encoded by the exons ATGGCGGCAGCGGACGCATCGGTGCGGTCGCCGCCGCCTCAAGATTCGGTGGACGCCCGCCTTCGTGTCTCGAAAATTATCGCCGAAGACGTTGAAGCCGCGGACCTCCAGTGGTCCCTGTTCGTGGCCGCGCTGCGCTCGTACCGCTACGACACCGTGCTGCGACCGTTCCCGACGTCGTTCGCCGATCAAGCGACGGACACGAAGCGCATCGACGAGCTTCGCGACGTGGCGGCAAGAGTTCCTCCGCTTGTAGCCCTGTTGCCCGCCG GAATTCCTCGGGAGTCCTGGGAGCTGCTACTCTGGGTCCTCACGTGCGGCGGCGTCCGTCTCAGAACTCAAAAGAAGGAGGACGTCCCCGAACTGAGCGGCGACTCGGCCGTCGACGCCGTCTTCGAGGTCGAGCACAGCCCGCAGGTCGACCGGCGCTTCGAGGCCGCCCGCGGAGACCGCGAGGTCTTCTTCGCTTACCACGGCTCGCGGTTGGACAACTTCTACTCGATCCTGCACAACGGCCTGCTGGCTCACATGAACAAGAACTCGTTGTACGGCACCGGTACCTACCTGTCGAGCGAGCTGAGCGTCTCGGCCACCTTCAGTCCGGCCGGGTACGGCTGGCAGCACTCGCAGGTCAGCCCCGAGCTCTCCTGCGTGGCCATGTGCGAGGTGGTCGACCATCCGGACGTCAAGTGCCAGGACAGGTGCAGGAGTAAGCCCTCCAGGGCCTACGCCCGGGACTCGATGGGAGGCAAGGTTCCCGAGAAGTACTATCTCGTGCAGAACAACTCGGTGGTGCGCGTCAAGTACCTGCTGGTGTACACGGCGGTCCAGCCGCCGCCCACGCCGGAAATCTTGCCGGCCGGCATGATGAGGCCCGTGAACCGAGCCTCCTACACTCCGAGGTGGCATGACTACCTGTGCAAGAACAAGTCGTGGCTCATGGTCGCCGCGTACGCGGCGCTGCTGTGCGGCATCGGGCTGTCCAGTTCGCGCGTGGGTCACAAGCTCATGGTGAAGCTGTTCTACTGGTGA